AAAGGGCACAATCAGGAACGACAGAAATACCGGAATTACAACAATAATTGGCCCAAGGGTAAACAGCCAAGGGTCAGATTTGGCTGGTACTATATCTTCTTTAAATAACAACTTCAGACCATCCGCTACAGGCACCAGCAACCCAAAAGGCCCCTGGTATTCTGGCCCAATTCGCTGCTGTGCGGAGGCAGAAATTTTCCGTTCTAGCCAAGTAGCAACTAATACCCCCACTGTTGCCCCAATCAGCATCAGTATCATTGGCAAGGGCATCCAAATCGCTTTGGCTGTTCCTGCTGGTATACCTAAATCCCGGAGGGATTCAATAAAAGTTCCTTGGAGGTCAATTCCTGAATTCATGTTTCCGCTCTTTAAGACATCGAGTCATGGTGAGTTACAACTATTAGTTAAATTAATACCTGTAAATTCACCCATTTTTAATTTTTGCCCAGATGACGCCCAATTGAAGATTTGTTGCCAATTCCCATGCCTAGTATATCGTTGGATGGTTTGACCACCCTGAAGCGCGATGAGAACTTCTACTTATGGTTGGCATTGAGATTGACTATTGAGGGGAAGGGGGATGAGGAAGTAGGGGAGCAGGGGAACAAAGAGGACAAGGGGAATTATTGAAGAAGTTTCTTCCTTGTCTCCCCCCCCTCCCTTGTCTACCTTGTCTCTTCACATGCCCCATACCCTATACCCATTTACCGTTTGTCAATGGGAGTATAAGTAACTTCGTGCAAACCGTTATAAACCTGGGTAGGACGGAAAATCCGGTTTTCTGCTAGTTGTTCTTTCCAGTGGGCTAGCCAACCGGCAACGCGAGCGATCGCAAATATTGGTGTAAACAAGTCGGTGGGAATACCCATCTTCCTATACACCAAACCGGAGTAAAAATCAATATTTGGATAAATCCCTTTGCTACCGAGTTTTTCCTCTACCACTCGTTCCATTTCTTGAGCAATGTCATAGAACTTGTCATGGCCAAACTTCTCAAACAATTGCTCTGCAAGACCTTGTAAAATTATGGCTCGTGGGTCTTTTACTTTATACACACGATGTCCAAAGCCCATAATCTTAGATTTACTTTGCAGACAGTCCTCTATGTAGGGACGGACATTTTCTACAGAGCCAATTTTTTCCAACATCTGAATTACTTCTTCATTGGCTCCACCGTGCAGGGGTCCTCCCAAGGTTCCCACAGCACTAGCAACCACAGCATAAGGATCAGTCAAAGTGGAAGCTGTCACCCTGGCACTGAAAGTAGAAGCATTCATTGTATGCTCGACTTGAAGTATCAAGCAGATATCAAAAATCCGCGCCATTAGAGGATCGGGTTCTCGCTCATCGAGCATGTAGAGAAAGTTGGCGGAATAGTCTAAGTCATCACGGGGACGCACGGGATCATTGCCTTTCCGCATCAGTTGGAACGCTGCTACCATCGTGGGAATGGTTGCTATCAGGCGCACCACTGAATCTCGAATGTAGACAGGATTGTGTAAATCCCGGAGCGAATAAAACAAACCTAAAGCCGCAGCAGAGGCTTGTAGGGCATCCATTGGGTGGCCGCTTTCTGGAAAGCATTTCATCATGTCCCGAATGCGGTATTTTATCCGCCGGTGGTAACGAACTTCATGCTCAAATGTTTCCAGTTCTTCCTTGTTTGGCAGTTTACCCCAGATTAAGAGATAAGCAGTTTCTAGGAATGTACTCTTTTCTGCTAATTCCTCAATCCTAATGCCACGATATTCTAGTATTCCCTTTTGCCCATCAACATAGCTGATACTTGATTGAGCGGCGGGAATGCCTTCTAAACCAGGCTTGTATTCGCACACCATCATGGCAACACCATTTGCTTTGTGAAATATCTGATCAAGCTAACTTACCAGAAATTTATTGTCGCCATAACAGTAGCCGTTCTAACAACAATCGAAAATGTTGAAAAACTGTTATAGCAGGTACTTGGGTGGTGTCAACCAAAACATCTGACTCCGACCCAGAGGAGAACCTGTTTCTGGTAGTTTTATCCCAATCATACCTGCTTTTTTCAAGACTAAGCTTGCTTTGGCTTCTCCCCACAGGAGAATTTCTGCCCAATTACTCAAATTAGGTTCGTGTCCAACCAGCGCCAGTTGGGTATTTTGGGAATATTTTTTTGGTTCTAACCAGTCTTTGAGCCAACTAGAAATTTGACCATCGGGCGCGAGGTGGCTAGATTCCTCTAATTGGGAGCTTAGTTTTTCTGCTATGAGGATTTCAGCCGTTTGGCGGGCCCGCACTAAAGGACTGGTGAGAATTAAATCAAAGTTTAAACCTAATTTAACAAGTTTCTGGGCAACTTTGTCAGTTTTTTGCCTTCCTTCTTTGGTTAGGCTGCGATCTTCATCCTTAATGCCTAATCCCTGTTCTTCGGCGATGCCATGACGAATTAAGTATAGTTCCATACTTTGTATTATGAGTTATCAGTTAGGCTGCTCTTATGCAATGTTAGAACGCTATCCACCACTTAGTAATCTGTCATACTCTGGATGCGATCCAATCCAAAACCATACAACATTATCATCTTCTTTTACAGCAAGCGCTCGATAATATATACCAATACGCACTGACCAAAACTGACCGACTTTTTTGAAATGCAATGATGGATATTTGGGATCTTCCCGAAGAAACTCGTAACATCGATCAGCAAGCTCTTGGATATCAATTGGTAAATGGCGATAGTAATACCAAAAATCTGGAGTTGCTCGATGTTTCACAGGTCAGTACAACGCCCTTCTCGGAGATGTTTGAGTGCTTTCTCTGCCAATTCATCTAACCGACCAGCAGCCACATCTTTTTCAATCTGTTTATCCCAGGCTGCTGCATCGAATTCCGCAAACCAGGCACGAAAAGCAGCCAAATCCTCTGGTGAAAGTTGACTAACAGCGAATTCGACGTTTATAACCTGTTCGTCGTTTACGTTTAATTCCTTCTTTAGTTTCTCATTTCTTATTAATTCTTGCGCTAAAAGAAGGCTTGTCTGATTGATTAAATTTCTCCTTAATTCTTCTTGTTTATCCAAGGATGCTGCATCGAATTCCCTAAACCAGGCACGAAAAGCAGCTAGATCCTCTGATGAAAGTTTACTAATAGCGAGTTCGACTGTCCATTTTCCTAATAATTCACGAACCAAATTGTCAAAATTATGTACAACTGGCAAATTTAGGTTTTCAATATATCCGTGAGCAAGCCGATTCCAAACTTCAAAACAAGCTTTAGCAAGGTCAAATTGAGAGATTGATAACTCTCCCAAGGAGTACAGATGTCTTAGTAATCCTATAACTGGGAAACGTTCAATAGGAATTGACACATCGACTGCTCGCTTTCTTAAAGCTCCCTCAAATATACTCCACATCAAAAGAAAAGCAGGCTCAATTTCATCATTTTCAATAAGCTTATGTGCTTGGATAAACCGATCGGTTAGCTCTTGCCATGAAGGAAATTGTTCGGATGTTCCAGGTAATGACTTAGCTTCTATGTCTTCAAGTGTTAGCAATAAAAAACGCCAGCCTGGATGTTTACTCACTTCCTCTGCTAAAGCCTGTAAACGATCAACTGACAGACGGTTGAGGCTGTTTTTTACTTCAATTACCAAACCCGAACCGTCTTTAATAGCAATTAAATCTGGCTGGTAGTTACCCAAATCAAATGGTAATTCATCTGTTTTGAGTTCAGTTAAAACATGAAATCCTTGACTTTCGTACTTCTCTGCCAGAGATTTAACTTTTTCATCATATAGAGTTTTAGTATTGTTAGTCATAAGTATTTTTCCAATGGTTGAGATTCACTTACTTTTACATAAACACACTCTTGACCCGTGATGACAGCACGCTGTAATAAAGAAGGTAGACTTTTAATCTCGATTGGGTCAGACATAAACCGACGATGGCTTTCTACATCCGATACTAAACTATCATCTTCAAAAACCAAGCCTACAAGTGCATCCTGAATCGGCTTGATAATATTATCGGTATCAGCCGGGAACTCATCACAAAGATAAACTAGCGTCAGTTGTAAATCACCTTGTTTAATGACGCTGCGATCTTTCCAAAGTTTTTGAGCTTCAACGCGCACAAAATTCTTCCA
This Nostoc sp. C052 DNA region includes the following protein-coding sequences:
- a CDS encoding RusA family crossover junction endodeoxyribonuclease; translated protein: MRIIPFEFVIPRRPVSLQTKKKQNLQAWKNFVRVEAQKLWKDRSVIKQGDLQLTLVYLCDEFPADTDNIIKPIQDALVGLVFEDDSLVSDVESHRRFMSDPIEIKSLPSLLQRAVITGQECVYVKVSESQPLEKYL
- a CDS encoding citrate synthase, translated to MMVCEYKPGLEGIPAAQSSISYVDGQKGILEYRGIRIEELAEKSTFLETAYLLIWGKLPNKEELETFEHEVRYHRRIKYRIRDMMKCFPESGHPMDALQASAAALGLFYSLRDLHNPVYIRDSVVRLIATIPTMVAAFQLMRKGNDPVRPRDDLDYSANFLYMLDEREPDPLMARIFDICLILQVEHTMNASTFSARVTASTLTDPYAVVASAVGTLGGPLHGGANEEVIQMLEKIGSVENVRPYIEDCLQSKSKIMGFGHRVYKVKDPRAIILQGLAEQLFEKFGHDKFYDIAQEMERVVEEKLGSKGIYPNIDFYSGLVYRKMGIPTDLFTPIFAIARVAGWLAHWKEQLAENRIFRPTQVYNGLHEVTYTPIDKR
- the sixA gene encoding phosphohistidine phosphatase SixA; protein product: MELYLIRHGIAEEQGLGIKDEDRSLTKEGRQKTDKVAQKLVKLGLNFDLILTSPLVRARQTAEILIAEKLSSQLEESSHLAPDGQISSWLKDWLEPKKYSQNTQLALVGHEPNLSNWAEILLWGEAKASLVLKKAGMIGIKLPETGSPLGRSQMFWLTPPKYLL